Proteins co-encoded in one Saccharomyces cerevisiae S288C chromosome II, complete sequence genomic window:
- the YPC1 gene encoding phytoceramidase (Alkaline ceramidase; also has reverse (CoA-independent) ceramide synthase activity; catalyzes both breakdown and synthesis of phytoceramide; overexpression confers fumonisin B1 resistance; YPC1 has a paralog, YDC1, that arose from the whole genome duplication), translated as MGIFRWNYPESSVPGVWGETTSTIDWCEENYVVSPYIAEWSNTLTNSVFILSAIYTTYSAYKNKLEKRFLLIGFGYGLVGVGSWLFHMTLKYRFQLLDELPMIYAMCIPTWSLVCEAKEALLNGDNHKKVPLFEQIFIGVIIGLAVTTASILYVIYKNVDIHQILFGVQIVVVAATAGSLTYRYVHDPLAKRNLKASMALGAILFLSGYISWLLDIHYCSFWVHVRRSILALPLGVLLEPHGWWHILTGMGIYFYIVSLEHLRVITLNVSCNYQFIWRWKVFPELIWKGRKPSTRYSLELFGPYVEDQSIEVKKEK; from the coding sequence ATGGGAATATTTCGTTGGAACTATCCAGAGAGTTCTGTCCCCGGCGTTTGGGGAGAAACAACTTCCACTATTGACTGGTGTGAGGAGAACTATGTCGTTTCTCCCTATATTGCCGAGTGGTCAAACACTTTAACTAACAGCGTATTCATACTGTCAGCGATTTACACAACTTACTCTGCTTACAAGAataaattagaaaaaaggTTTTTACTTATTGGCTTCGGGTACGGTTTGGTCGGAGTAGGATCATGGCTATTTCATATGACACTGAAGTATAGATTCCAACTATTGGATGAACTTCCAATGATATACGCCATGTGCATTCCGACATGGAGTTTAGTATGCGAGGCCAAAGAGGCATTACTTAACGGAGATAATCACAAGAAGGTTCCTCTATTTGAACAGATATTCATCGGCGTAATTATCGGCCTGGCCGTTACAACAGCAAGCATACTCTACGTTATTTACAAAAATGTCGATATCCATCAAATTTTGTTTGGCGTACAGATTGTAGTTGTGGCTGCTACTGCAGGAAGTTTGACGTACAGATACGTCCATGATCCACTTGCCAAAAGAAATCTCAAGGCTTCAATGGCGCTCGGCGCAATTTTGTTCTTATCTGGCTACATTTCGTGGCTACTTGATATACACTATTGTTCGTTCTGGGTGCACGTTAGAAGAAGTATTTTGGCTTTACCACTTGGTGTACTGCTTGAACCACACGGATGGTGGCATATATTAACTGGTATGGGGATTTATTTCTACATTGTTTCTTTGGAACATTTAAGGGTCATTACGCTCAACGTCAGCTGCAATTACCAGTTCATCTGGAGATGGAAAGTCTTCCCTGAACTGATATGGAAAGGGCGCAAACCCTCAACAAGATATTCACTTGAACTATTTGGCCCATACGTAGAAGATCAATCAATTGAAGTTAAAAAGGAGAAGTAA
- a CDS encoding uncharacterized protein (hypothetical protein; YBR184W is not an essential gene): MYQNNVLNAILASEKSNFQYDSGTILRNHKRPIITFNNNIEHTVSEPNNFTGYEEKEDLDIMDICPYYPKARMLADAIQHAKTSASENKMELSMKTIPCLKKENVHVEKGHDWSQLSTSRICKILEDIADKKNKTRRQSAPLQKTKYFPTNENQNTDIENQNWSQIPNEDICALIEKIASRRNKNRKRKNLSCSKVQEIQGNIDLPKKDVQEGDISDSSLFAAVRGTKKVSGYDYNSEDKIPNAIRLPYCKQILRLFSLLQMKRNDLIVTSENCNSGVFFSNFNYQLQVKSNCIANISSTLSFLPHHEITVYTSFILYPNVVDNIWECTRYAIQLLKSEAAQFTLLRDIYSGFTIILSNHRYHPKGFSADYCYSANELTLFLFVIRTGQKKVLYRSIPHNTAAIEKDSSFDTENRKRRSEEEVVLKCRKCSNNSLALKEISTYRLDSAEGFEKSQPLKDEAKLSDMNYVQGSISYNRTILTGLWKLFHRLCCKDRYRKTNLSETLFYDDSTERWVRMGELMHY, encoded by the coding sequence ATGTACCAAAATAATGTATTGAATGCTATTTTGGCttctgaaaaatcaaacttTCAATACGATAGTGGAACAATATTAAGAAACCACAAAAGACCAATAATAACATTTAATAACAACATAGAGCACACAGTATCCGAACCTAATAATTTTACAGGCTATgaggaaaaggaagatttGGATATAATGGATATTTGTCCTTATTACCCAAAAGCAAGAATGCTGGCGGATGCCATTCAACATGCCAAAACGAGCGCAagtgaaaacaaaatggaACTATCAATGAAAACTATCCCATGTCTCAAGAAGGAAAACGTCCATGTTGAGAAAGGGCACGATTGGTCTCAACTCAGTACGAGCAgaatttgtaaaattttaGAAGACATAgcagataaaaaaaataaaactagAAGGCAATCTGCCCCATTACAAAAGACGAAGTATTTCCCAACAAATGAGAATCAAAATACCGATATAGAAAATCAGAATTGGTCCCAAATCCCCAATGAAGACATATGTGCACTTATAGAGAAGATTGCTAGCAGACGCAATAAAAATCGCAAACGGAAAAATCTTTCATGTTCTAAAGTCCAAGAAATTCAGGGAAATATTGATTTACCCAAAAAAGACGTACAAGAGGGAGATATTTCAGATTCGTCTCTATTTGCAGCAGTAAGAGGAACCAAAAAAGTTTCCGGATATGATTACAATTCAGAAGATAAGATACCTAATGCGATACGTCTTCCTTACTGTAAGCaaatattacgattattctCACTTttacaaatgaagagaaatgACTTAATAGTCACCTCTGAAAATTGTAATAGCGGAGTTTTCTTCAGCAATTTTAATTATCAACTTCAAGTTAAATCGAATTGTATTGcaaatatttcttctaCACTCAGTTTTCTACCCCATCATGAAATAACCGTATACACATCCTTTATTCTCTATCCAAACGTTGTCGATAATATTTGGGAATGCACACGATACGCTATTCAACTTTTGAAGTCCGAAGCAGCACAGTTTACGCTACTGCGTGATATATATAGTGGCTTCACAATTATACTTTCAAATCATCGATATCATCCTAAGGGTTTTAGCGCTGATTACTGTTACAGTGCAAATGAATTGacattatttctttttgttattCGAACAgggcaaaaaaaagtactttaTCGATCTATTCCTCACAACACAGcagcaattgaaaaagacaGTTCTTTTGATACAGAAAATAGAAAGAGAAGGTCCGAGGAAGAGGTTGTTCTTAAATGTAGGAAGTGTTCTAATAATTCATTGGcattaaaagaaatcagCACCTATCGTTTGGATAGCGCAGAAGGTTTTGAGAAGTCTCAGCCTCTAAAAGATGAAGCAAAGCTCAGTGATATGAATTATGTACAAGGTAGT